The genomic DNA tccgactaaaagtgagttgaatataAAATGATTTGTGTTTAGATACATTTATGTATAACTgagttgaataataaatttgattctaaaactCAATTGTAGAGAAAAGCTCCAAATTCTAGGTTTAAGCTAGAATAAATTTCAGAATAAATGAGTTGGAGAAagacatgtttttttctttctttcttttttttggagaaaGAAATGTTTTTTGATTGAACACTATGTTAGTGGGAtaaagcttggttgttgttgttgtaaactatataggcaaaatcaattctacccgagaacatccaaacatgtcaaattgtgtatgtttggttccacttttTGAGAAGTCTAAATTGATTCTAAATGTGTAGAATtcattttgacatgtttgattgTTCTCGAATGGAAATTAGTGTGTTTGGTTCTATAGTGGGAAAGACGGCAAAGACTCGTTGCCAGTGATTTCCGAGTCCATCATAGATTTAGAGAAGCCGCCAATTTTATGAATTGAACAAATATCATACGGAACATTGTAGCATTTTAAGCTTTTTGTCTGTTACTTAGTTTTGgttttaggttaaattgctaTCAAATCAAACAACCCTAGGGTTAATGTGTTTAACAAAATGATGTTCTATAGTTGGCTGCATTCAATACATAAATGATGGTTCTGTCCTGCATGTATCCGCAGTATAATTACATGTACATGAAAACAATCAAGGAAATGGAAAACTTTGACTTCATTTCTGAAAATACTTACGCTTCATTATAGACTATTGGGAAATTGTTCACCCACTTTATGTCTGTCACTACCATGCAAATAATGACATATAGGGTAGGTTTTAACTTCTTATTGTTGCAAATTATTTCAACTGTTCTGTGAAGGTTATTTCttcattcaatcaatttttCGCAACGTAGCAACAAACTAAATGAGTTGCTTGTCTTCTTCAATAAAAAACTAAACGAGTTGCTTGctatccattttattttatctttgcaGCAAGCAATGACAATCTTGAACTCGAAGAAGTTATTTCTAAGGGTTCGTTAGATTTTGATGAATGGGTCTCACTGATTGCAGACATTGAGAAAATATATCCTGTAAGTTGGATACCAAAAtggcaatttattttgttattttcccCCAGTTATACATGAGATCAACATAACAAACTTAGCAAACCTGTGTTCGATATATAATGTACGGCCATGTTTTAATTTCAGTTAAATATTATTATCTGAATAGATTGAATAatctttgattttaattaaggcTTTAAATATGCAAATGGTCTGGGTAAGTATCAAGAgatttggttttagtccctgtataatttttgttttgtttttagtccttgcaaacatacaaatttttacttttggtccctaatgtttggttttagtctctacCAAATTTATTCGTATTGGAattggtccttgtaaaatatagaacatttgattttagtcccacaaaataaggactaaaatgaatattgtaGGGACCAATTTCAGTGCTAACATATTTTGTCGGGACTAAAATAAAAGACCAAGCAACAAAAGCATAAAGTGgtatatttgcaaggaccaaaaagatttttttttttacagggactaaaagtaaAAAACGGTATAtctttagggactaaaagtacaTTTAAATCTTTATAAACTATTGCCTCTGTTGATAGTCTAAAGTTTAACAATTTCCTCTCTCCTGTATCTACTTTGTTCGATATTTTCAACTTTCCTGATTCATTGGTGAAAAGAAAACCTGGATTTCATTGAACTAATACAGCAGCCAGTAGTTCTGTAGATGATTTCATTAAGGAAGGTCTGAAGTTAGATAATTTTTACTCTCTctgaactttattttttattttgtttgataaaataaaagactTTATACATTGAAAAGAGAAGTACAAAATCAGAAGTTGTCCTAAAGTTGCTAGAATACCTTCAGAAACCAACAATAGTAATTCTGATACCCCTTCATGTGTGTGTTTGTGCGTGTATGTCTTACTTTTTTATCAATATTTCTTGTTTGAATTTTAGAATGAGCTCATTGCTATTGTGGGATTTACTAGTTTGATAAAGCTTGAACTATTTCTGCAGGATAATGTGGAGAAAATATGCGTGGTTTACAAACATTTCTTGTCTGAGTTCCCTTTGTGTCATGGGTATTGGAGGAAGTATGCTGCACACATGACACAGTTAAGCACCATGGATAAGGTTGTTGAAGTCTTTGAACAAGCTGTGTCGGCTGCAACATATTCGGTTGGCATGTGGGTTGACTATTGTAGCTTTGGTATGTCGTCATTTGAGGATGCATCTGATATTCGGAGGTAAATATAGTTAAAGCAGACATACACATACTTTAGTTGTAGGGACTGTTTAGATAAATGATTTAAGTGGAATTCTTTTATTATCCTTAAGTTTCCACATTCTTACCTCTTTATATTCTTTGAAAGTTTTTCCTATTGAAAGTAAATGAGATGATtttgttgatatatttttgCCAGGTTGTTCAAGAGAGCCATTTCCTTTGTTGGGAAGGATTACTTATGTCATACCTTGTGGGACAGGTATATCCATTTTGAGTTTTCCCAGCAGCAGTGGACTTGTCTTGCACACATTTATATCCAGACTCTTAAATTTCCAACCAAAAAGTTACACCAGTATTATGACAGGTATATTTTGCATTCTGTAATTTCTGTGTCTTTAACGCTGTTCTGAAATGCTGATGAAAATTTGATGTTAAAGCAGTGACTTTTTACATGGCTATGACGTCATagcttttaataaattttaagcCCATTACCGTGCACTCCCCCCCGGTTTTTGTACCAATAACATGTAGTGCTATGAGGTCCAAAATGCACTGGGTAGCTGCGCTACACTTGATCTTTTAAGAGATCATTCTAAAATATACTGTTTTATGTTTACAAATTCAAGGACAGCTCATATATCATCGGGCAAcagaagaggaggaggagggggtagctatgaagcacagacactcctcggattaggcgtgtcctggTGTCGGACACGCGTCGTGTCCGACACctacacttgtaattacactgaattctgtgattttttcaaattattagttgtgtcggcgtgtcagtgtccgtgtccgtatccgtgcttcataggggGGTAGTAATATGATGAAAGCTACCAATTTTACTCCTCCAGTTTGTACGAGGGAGTTTGTGGCAAACTTCTGTAATTATTGAATGAGGGAGTTTGTGGCAAACTTGTGTAGTTGTTTGCTTTTGATACAAACTTGTTTGAAAGCCTTATAGTGCAGTGCCTTTTGATATGCTTGTTTATCTTTACAAGGGAGCAGTTAGTTAGTAAGAGGAAATTGGTTAGATAAACAGATGGGATGCAAGATTAGAATGGGAAATTCTTGGAGGAGAGTTCTCTCTCGTATGCTCAACCATTCATTCAATTAAGTTGTTGTTCTTTTGATTCTTCCTACCACTTTCCATTTCAATTTGTCTGGGTTCCTAACATAACCCTTGTTTAATTTGCTTCTGAATTTTGACATGACATGTGGATATGGACAATCATTCTGGTTATCGAACAGTACTAAGAGTGCATATTTAATAATATGTGTATGGGTCATATTGGTGTATGTGTTGTGATGTTTTACATACATATACGAAGTACATTTGAATAATACACTTACCATATGTTAGTTTAATATTTCTTCAGCTTTAAAAAGTTGCTAACCTTTTTGGAAGAGGGCATAACAAGCCGGGAAAGTTCTCCAAAGGAATCGCAATCTGAACCATGCCTTGATGGTGAAATTCCCATGACTATGTGTCGCGATGATGACGAGATTTATTGTGTTATCAAAGATATGGTGGATTCGCCCGTTGGATTGACCAGTTCAACAGCCCTAAAAAAGTACAGGATCATTGGAGAACAGCTTTATCATAATGCTTGTGAGTTGTATTCGAAGATTAGTTCTTTTGAGGCAAATATTCAAAGATATTACTTTGATTTCCGGCCACTTGATGCGAACCAGTTGCAGAATTGGCATGCTTATCTGGATTTTATTGAACTTCACGGGGATTTTGACTGGGTACATCTCGGCACAGCATTCCAAAGTTTTCAAGTtgcttatcattattttttagttGAACACTAAAAACTAATTCTTCCATTTCTCCCATTGTGCATAGGCTGTGAAACTATATGAGAGATGCTTGATTGTGTGTGCTAATTATCCTGATTACTGGATGCGTTATGCGGACTTCATGGAAGCCAAGGGAGGAAGAGAAATAGCAAATTATTCTCTAGATCGAGCAACTGAAATTTATTTGAAGGTATCTAGTTACCTGTTATATTGATTGAATATCTTGAATGTCATGTTAATGGCCAGCTTCTGCATATGCTTATTTTTCACCTTCCAAGTATATCTACAACGATCGAACAAACACTTGCAGAAGTTAAGCGATTTCAAAGAACACAAGTATGAAGCGTTAATATCAATGTCATATGGCTACAGATGTCCCATATACAAAAACTAATTTGTAATAGCACTTCACAAATGAAAAGGGATACGCGAAATGTGATGGTTTGGAAGTGGATGTGTGTTCACATGCATTACATTAGAAAGGGAAagatcaaaatatatttattagatACATCATAATAAGAATGGTCCTGTAATATTTCTAAGGTATCTGTTTGCTCTTACATTTGTTACGACTTTGGAACTCGTTGATGTCATTGACTTCTGTGTGATGCTATGCTcatttttgtaaagaaactgTCTTATACTTAAGAACACATAATTGTTTGTAaaagatcttataattagggtcGGAgggaatataaaataaaatccaagtCAAAACATGTCGCTATTCGGAGTTGAGTGGTTTCACTGCATTTATTAATTAATGCTTTCCACGCACATTATTTTTCTGAACTACATGACTATGTTATGCCCTGCTCaaacttttttaattcctttcttATCTTGGCTATAACTTCATAGCTTTATGCTTGACTGGAGCTCCACTATATGTTTATCACAGAGTGTGCCAGCAATCCATTTATTCAACGCTAGGTTTAAGGAGCAAATAGGAGATGTTTTAGCTGCTCGTGCTGCATATATTCATCGTTGTAAAGAGACAGATTCAGACTTTGTGGAGAATGTTATATCAAAAGCTAATATGGAAAAACGTTTGGTATGCAAATTAGCCTGTACTACTACTGAAGAAAAATTAACTCTGCATTGCCCAGATGCAGTAATAATGTTACTGCATGTGCTGctttatatatttaatgtagGGAAATATGGAGTCTGCTTTCAGTATATACAAAGAAGCGCTTGAAATAGCTGCAGCAGAGGAAAAACAACCTGCCCTCCCCATTTTATATGTTCATTTCTCTCGACTAAAATTTATGGTAGGTAGTCTATGCTTGTCTGCAATAAACATTAGGTCTTAACGATTTTCTTCATTGACATGATTCTATCAACCTATCAAGTGATTGAGACATTCATTGGAGGGAATAACCTATACTTACTCAGAAACTAAAGTTTAATATACATAGGTACATCATTTAGCTCCTTAATTTAATGTAAAAAGCAGCattccttgtaaaaaaattgatttgtcaAGTCCTAATTTCTGTGTCCAGTTTAGTGGAGCCATTAGGAAAAGTgaatatataattgaaaaacCACCACCACCGTAAGATCTCGTGCATTTGGTCCAAACTCCAAAGGTAGAGCATTTACTTTTAAATCTCTCTTAATGATTCAGCTTATGGTTTTTCTATCACCCTCTATCTCTAACTATTGGACTGCCCCAATTTTCTCTCTAATAATTGCATTTTTAATCCTATCTTGTCTGTAATATTCCCATATCTACAATACGACTTTTactgttttgttgattttatacTGCCCAACATTCAGTTCTGTACAAAATTGTGGGCCTTATTGTTCTGCGATATAATTTTCCTTTAAGCTCTCGAGAAGTATTTTTCTATCACATATCACACTCAAAGCATCCCTCCATTTCGCTTACCCTGCTCATATAGTTGACATCTCCCTCTATCTCCCTATTATTTTGTATGATGGATCCAAGGTACTTGAAGTACGAGATTTGTTGTATTGTATGTTCTCCAATCAATTTTCACctctattaaattttttatttttctggtaTCTCTGTATCAATCTTTGTAGTAAATACAAGGCTTCCATGGTCGATTTCCCAATATAAAACTAAATGGATTTTCTGATACTTGCCTGTTACACTAGTTCTTTCAACTGGTTCTAGCAAGTATATCAGAATTATATAAAGAAGAGTTctttaaaatcaaaagcaaggaaaacaaatatgtcACTTTATACATGCTGATGTCAGGTGTTGTTAACtaatttttgtcatttattCCATTCTTGGTTTCAAGAGTACAAACGATGTGGATGCTGCTAGAGTTGTCTTAATTGATGGCATCAGAACTTTGCCTCAAAACAAATTGCTCCTGGAGGTATGTCCGTCTTTTCCCATATATTATTACTGTATGTTTTGCAAAAAGAGACATCTAATCTGGAATTCAGTAAGTATGCATACAAATACACCCGTCTTGGTTATCAACTAATTGGTTGAAGGCCTACCGACACATCAGACAACAGATCAATACTTTTTTTCCACTATAGGTGGAGTTTGTTAAGTTTGATCAAATGACGTCATAATACCCAATTTCCCAATCACACCAGATAAGATAGCGTTTTTTTACTAGTCTTTAGATAGACACAGGTCAATTCATACCGACAGCACAAGTCAAACCATCTAGTTACTAGTGCTACTGACCTTGATGTGCAGGGAGCTTTTTCCTTTACTCCCCCACCCCCTAAACAAACCCCATGGATTAACAAGTGTTCAGGAAGAAATTTTGGGTTTAAAGGTTTGTAAGTGTTTAAATTTTCAGCCAAACTGTAGTTAGGAACTAGAAAAGCGCAGTTCATATTCTATCCAGATTGCAGCATTGTCAAAAACCAATTCACCTACGCCCATCAAGGAAAACCGCTTTTGAGCTGGTTTAGCATAAATGACTCACCATTAACAAGTGCTCAATTGGGGAAATACAAGTTTTAGTCACATGAGAGTGGTTCTGTAAACTTTGAGCTGTCACGGgcatatgattttattataacAAGCATCACTTTTGTTGTTTGGAAGATAAAATCATCATATGTGAATttaaattatgataaaatttatCCACTTGTTTTGATGTACCTTTACAGGAATTGATGAAGTTCTCTATGATGCATGGAGGGGCAAAACACATTGATGAATTAGATTCAATTATTGCAGGTGCAATATCTCCAAGGGCTAATGGATCTCAAGGTCTGAGTGCAGAAGATGCAGAGGATATATCAAACTTATACCTTGAGGTTATACTTTTTGTATGTACTGAATTATTATACTGGAGTCCATCATTATCATCTAGGAATGAAGTAATATAAGGTGTTTGATCTGTTTTTTGTCAGTTATTTTTCTTATGATTCAACATGTTTGCATTAGCAAATTTTGTAACATTTTGCATGTGCAggttattacttttttttcttggtaACAAGGGATAACGCAAGTTATTACTGTTTATTTGTGCTATAGAGCTGCCgtctttagaaaaaataaaaataaaaacagatgGCTCTCACTCTTTattatctcaatttttttagcCCAAGAAAATGCTTTACAACTTGTTGTCATTGTCTCTAAAAGAAATTTGCATTGGTTCTATTTAATAGATAAAAGCAAAGTATTCTAAatagtttgtttgtttggtttacTAGGTATTGACCCTTGTTATACCGACATTTCTGTACTAAACTTTTGTGGGATAGCTCAAATATCTTGAAATTTTGATACTAACAACTGTATTATATACCAGTTTGTTGACTATTGTGGAACCATACATGATGTGAGGAGAGCACTGAATCGGCACATAAGATTATGTCCAGGCTCTGCGCGGATAGATTTACGTCAGCAATcaattaaaagtaaaagacCACTGAATTTGATCAAGGACAAGAGAGAAGAGATTTCGGTTGCCATGCCTAATCAAGAACCTAGAGATCCTAGTTCTAATTTGGAAGATCACATAATTCGGTCTTATGATACAAATACAGCCCGTCTTCAAACCGTGGAGTCAGATGACAAAGTTGAAGACGATGCAAGGGAATTACCTCTCTTAGTTTCAGAGGAGCCAAGAGACATAGATACAGCCCGTCTTCAAACCATGGAGTCAGATGACAAAGCAGAAGACAATGCAAGGGATTTATCACTTTCAGTTTCAGAGGAGCCAAGAAACAATGATCCTGAAAGGAATTTGTCATCCATAGATTTAGTTGGAGCGAAAGAGGAATCTACcaaaattaagaattttaaaaaagattgttcTGAATCTGACATTTCTTCAGAAAATTTATTACATCAAATAGCCATCGTAAATCAACCCTCACAAGCTTTGCAAGCATCGTCAAATGAAAAATCTGTTTCTTCTCAGGGAAAGTGTGAGCTGAAGACTGAAGAATTGAAGCCACTTTCTGTGACAAGTGCGCCACTGAACACCCTGGTAAACACATGCCCTGATTCAGGACTAGTGGCATCTCAGGTTGAGTGTGAGACAATTCCAGAAAGCTGCAACTCAAATAGTAGAGCAGTAGTGGGTGGTTATACTGCAAATCGGT from Medicago truncatula cultivar Jemalong A17 chromosome 8, MtrunA17r5.0-ANR, whole genome shotgun sequence includes the following:
- the LOC11426586 gene encoding uncharacterized protein isoform X6; amino-acid sequence: MTQLSTMDKVVEVFEQAVSAATYSVGMWVDYCSFGMSSFEDASDIRRLFKRAISFVGKDYLCHTLWDRYIHFEFSQQQWTCLAHIYIQTLKFPTKKLHQYYDSFKKLLTFLEEGITSRESSPKESQSEPCLDGEIPMTMCRDDDEIYCVIKDMVDSPVGLTSSTALKKYRIIGEQLYHNACELYSKISSFEANIQRYYFDFRPLDANQLQNWHAYLDFIELHGDFDWAVKLYERCLIVCANYPDYWMRYADFMEAKGGREIANYSLDRATEIYLKSVPAIHLFNARFKEQIGDVLAARAAYIHRCKETDSDFVENVISKANMEKRLGNMESAFSIYKEALEIAAAEEKQPALPILYVHFSRLKFMSTNDVDAARVVLIDGIRTLPQNKLLLEELMKFSMMHGGAKHIDELDSIIAGAISPRANGSQGLSAEDAEDISNLYLEFVDYCGTIHDVRRALNRHIRLCPGSARIDLRQQSIKSKRPLNLIKDKREEISVAMPNQEPRDPSSNLEDHIIRSYDTNTARLQTVESDDKVEDDARELPLLVSEEPRDIDTARLQTMESDDKAEDNARDLSLSVSEEPRNNDPERNLSSIDLVGAKEESTKIKNFKKDCSESDISSENLLHQIAIVNQPSQALQASSNEKSVSSQGKCELKTEELKPLSVTSAPLNTLVNTCPDSGLVASQVECETIPESCNSNSRAVVGGYTANRYNSSRSTQDSDYPRTHVERNRPYSSSHRDHNMKRPLLPPRFSRNGGGNRDPIKNDNKFRRAPKYGNRGRGGPKYGNREYPRRNEHQHRSLSPQQIHLAERGAQFPVTPGCSQSALQVQQCNQRQDQFQATATTAGFVTPQSWPIQNVQIQNSLPQSQLPVSTTSNVLQHGHAMQGSEQYGYMQKGQDYNQMWQHYYYQQQQLQLQQHYIQLNQQPFQPELSQQHIQAEPFQPQQLQQMQLQQQDLQQHQYFQQQQPQQPEHPVYLQQVQPSMQSNINPVEDQAQAIVMSQQQQQLQLQQHYIQLKQQSFQPELSQQFQQHSQPESLQPQQLQQLQLQQQVLQQQQPQQQEHSAHLQQVQLATQSSSNPVEDQAQAILTPQGQEAISSQQSGDHGLISSPVLHHPQEKPTQED
- the LOC11426586 gene encoding uncharacterized protein isoform X7, translated to MTMCRDDDEIYCVIKDMVDSPVGLTSSTALKKYRIIGEQLYHNACELYSKISSFEANIQRYYFDFRPLDANQLQNWHAYLDFIELHGDFDWAVKLYERCLIVCANYPDYWMRYADFMEAKGGREIANYSLDRATEIYLKSVPAIHLFNARFKEQIGDVLAARAAYIHRCKETDSDFVENVISKANMEKRLGNMESAFSIYKEALEIAAAEEKQPALPILYVHFSRLKFMSTNDVDAARVVLIDGIRTLPQNKLLLEELMKFSMMHGGAKHIDELDSIIAGAISPRANGSQGLSAEDAEDISNLYLEFVDYCGTIHDVRRALNRHIRLCPGSARIDLRQQSIKSKRPLNLIKDKREEISVAMPNQEPRDPSSNLEDHIIRSYDTNTARLQTVESDDKVEDDARELPLLVSEEPRDIDTARLQTMESDDKAEDNARDLSLSVSEEPRNNDPERNLSSIDLVGAKEESTKIKNFKKDCSESDISSENLLHQIAIVNQPSQALQASSNEKSVSSQGKCELKTEELKPLSVTSAPLNTLVNTCPDSGLVASQVECETIPESCNSNSRAVVGGYTANRYNSSRSTQDSDYPRTHVERNRPYSSSHRDHNMKRPLLPPRFSRNGGGNRDPIKNDNKFRRAPKYGNRGRGGPKYGNREYPRRNEHQHRSLSPQQIHLAERGAQFPVTPGCSQSALQVQQCNQRQDQFQATATTAGFVTPQSWPIQNVQIQNSLPQSQLPVSTTSNVLQHGHAMQGSEQYGYMQKGQDYNQMWQHYYYQQQQLQLQQHYIQLNQQPFQPELSQQHIQAEPFQPQQLQQMQLQQQDLQQHQYFQQQQPQQPEHPVYLQQVQPSMQSNINPVEDQAQAIVMSQQQQQLQLQQHYIQLKQQSFQPELSQQFQQHSQPESLQPQQLQQLQLQQQVLQQQQPQQQEHSAHLQQVQLATQSSSNPVEDQAQAILTPQGQEAISSQQSGDHGLISSPVLHHPQEKPTQED